A window of Chryseobacterium aquaeductus genomic DNA:
TAATGCATTATTAGCCGGTATTGGATACAATTTGAAAATGAGATTGAACCAACTTAAAAAACAAATTCTTCTTTGGCTCGAACTTGTTTTCAAAATATTTTTAGCCAAATATAATTTTCAAAATGAAAAATTAGCTTTTTAAGGAATGACTAAATAGCATTTTATTAATTTTAACAAAGTACTAAATTTAGAGAGGTTTTTACCTCTCTTTTATATTAATGATGAAAAATTTTATAATTTTTATAATTGTCGTATTATGTTACTTTCTGTTGACATATTTAGATAAAGCATACATTTCTACCAACTCGAAAATTTTCGATTTTCTTTCCAAGGATTACCCCGATTCTTTGGTGCAAAATTATATGGAAAGTCAGAAGAAATGGTGGTGGGTAAGTTATGTAGTTACCCCAATTTTCATTGGCATAAAAGTGTTATTAGTAGCTTTTTGTTTAAATTTTCTTAAGTTATTTGAACTTCCAAACATAGGGCAGATTACATTCGGCGATTTTGTGTTTTTAGCTCTTATTGCAGAATCTATTTTTGTAATTGCAGGGTTTTATAAGTTTATTAATTTCCATTTTATAAATACAGATTATACTTTAGAAGACCTCCAAACCTATTATCCTATTTCCCTTATTAATCTTCGGGAACATATTTCTACAGAGAAGTGGCTGGCTTATCCTCTACAATTGGCTAATCTTTTTGAGCTGTTTTATTGGGGGTTTTTAACTTGGGGCGTAAGGGAACTTTTAGAAGAAAAAATAAGCTATGTGAAATCACTTGGATTAATTAGTATTACCTACGGCATAGGTTTGCTGTTTTGGGCTGTGACGGTTTGTTTTTTAATTCTTAATGCACAATATTGATGAAAAATAGAAACAAAATCGTCATGTATTTCGATGTCTTAGCGTGTGTTTTGGCATTGGTGTACATTGTATATGAGATTTTTACAAAAAATGACAGCCCATTTCCTTATGCGATGATTGTCATGTGGGTTTTGCTTACGATACAATGTTTCGAAACTGGAAGGCTAAAAACTAACGCTTTCGTAAAAAATATTTAAAATAAGAATGTTGTGTTTTTGTGCGACAGGGCAATTCGTGTTTCGTATATCCACAAAACCAAATTTCTTCTAAAGAATTATGGTTGTAGGTAATTTGTCATAATTGAAAAAACCGATGAGTTATTTGCTGAGTGAAACGCCTTTGCGAACTTAAAAACAGTTGTTATATAAAAGAATCTTAGCAAATCTTTGCGTCAAAAAAGCATTATGGTTAATAACGGATCATCAAAAAAAGAATTTTACTTCATGAACAACAAAAAATTAAAAATATTCGCCGTTGTTATTCCAATATTATTCATTGGGTTAATGATTTACTTGTTTACCAATTTTCAAAACAAGAAAACAAAAGTAGAAGTATTGCAAACTATTCCTACATTTTCTGCAACAGATATTAACGGCAAAAGTGTAACGCAAAATAATATTTCTAAAGGGAATAAATTACTGGTTTATTTCGATACAAACTGCGAATTTTGCCATGCCGAAATGGAGGCTCTTTCGAAAATAAATTATCTTCATAAAGACGTACAATGGGTTATGTTTAGTAGCCAAAGCATAGAAGAAATTAGAAAATTTGCCACAAAATACAGTTTACAAAATGCTGAAAATATACAGTGGTGTACAGATCCAAAAGCAGAAGTTTATTCTAAATTTGCTATGAAAGGAATACCTTATTTTTTAGGATATAATTCTGAAAATAAATTAGTTCACAGAAGTACAGGAGCTATCAATATAGAAAAAGTTTTAGCGAGTT
This region includes:
- a CDS encoding peroxiredoxin family protein, with amino-acid sequence MNNKKLKIFAVVIPILFIGLMIYLFTNFQNKKTKVEVLQTIPTFSATDINGKSVTQNNISKGNKLLVYFDTNCEFCHAEMEALSKINYLHKDVQWVMFSSQSIEEIRKFATKYSLQNAENIQWCTDPKAEVYSKFAMKGIPYFLGYNSENKLVHRSTGAINIEKVLASFDEKK